A genome region from Desulfobulbaceae bacterium DB1 includes the following:
- a CDS encoding cold-shock protein, giving the protein MKQGTVKWFNAAKGFGFIAEDNGGDVFVHFSAIKSQGYKSLDEGARVSFEIVDGPKGPAANDVVQL; this is encoded by the coding sequence ACAGTAAAATGGTTTAATGCGGCCAAGGGTTTTGGTTTTATCGCAGAGGACAACGGCGGTGATGTTTTCGTTCATTTTTCCGCCATCAAGTCCCAAGGTTACAAATCTCTTGATGAAGGCGCACGGGTTTCATTTGAGATCGTTGACGGTCCCAAAGGTCCTGCGGCAAACGATGTTGTTCAGCTGTAA
- a CDS encoding DEAD/DEAH box helicase has product MTAFKEIGVSEGILKALQALGFEQPTPVQEKIIPLMLEQRRDLVGLAQTGTGKTAAFGIPLVQLIDTRLGETQGLVLCPTRELCVQVARDIAALGQFLPQLRVSAVYGGANIEQQIRDLRRGAQLIIATPGRLHDLLRRGVADLSHITTVVLDEADEMLQMGFQDELNAILAHTPQSKNTLLFSATMSKEVATIAAKYMNKPLEITIGQRNVGTENVRHLYYMIHARDRFLALKRIVDGNPGLYSIIFCRTREETKDVADKLMQEGYSVDALHGDLSQGQRDLVMGRFRSRNLQMLVATDVAARGLDVNDLTHVINYNLPDDIASYTHRSGRTGRAGKTGTSIAIIHLREKHKIKEIEQRLGRKFELSRIPTGHEICQKQLLSLVDTLQNRDVDHAQIEPFFAQVAEKLASFDREELIKRFLSIEFNRFLDYYRNVPDLNQPEEKRQSGRQSDRQSDRQTERRPLSGKSSPRQFQGEQFARFYLNVGKKDGLLPQRIIGEINEMNGGSRIKIGKIEIMKHSSLVEADNRFISEVLGAFRHLVINGKPVAVEVVEEKNGGAKSAAGSRPARAVKGSSAPKYPKSGSRRAQR; this is encoded by the coding sequence ATGACAGCATTTAAAGAGATTGGCGTTTCAGAAGGTATTCTCAAGGCATTGCAGGCACTTGGCTTTGAGCAGCCCACCCCTGTTCAGGAAAAAATCATTCCCCTCATGCTGGAGCAGCGGCGTGATCTCGTCGGACTGGCCCAGACCGGCACGGGAAAAACGGCGGCCTTCGGCATCCCCCTGGTGCAGTTGATCGATACTCGCCTGGGCGAAACCCAGGGGCTGGTGCTTTGCCCCACCCGCGAACTCTGCGTGCAGGTGGCCAGGGATATTGCGGCCTTGGGGCAGTTCCTGCCTCAGTTGCGCGTGTCGGCGGTTTACGGCGGCGCAAATATTGAACAGCAGATCAGGGATCTGCGCCGGGGCGCTCAGCTGATCATCGCCACTCCGGGCCGTTTGCACGATCTGCTGCGCCGAGGCGTCGCCGATCTTTCCCATATTACCACCGTTGTCCTTGACGAGGCGGATGAAATGCTGCAGATGGGATTTCAGGACGAGTTGAACGCGATCCTCGCCCACACGCCGCAAAGCAAGAACACCCTGCTTTTTTCCGCCACCATGTCCAAGGAGGTGGCGACAATCGCTGCAAAATACATGAACAAGCCTTTGGAAATTACCATTGGTCAGCGCAATGTCGGAACGGAGAACGTTCGTCATCTCTATTATATGATTCACGCCAGGGACCGTTTTCTGGCCTTGAAGCGCATCGTTGACGGCAACCCCGGACTTTATTCCATCATCTTCTGCCGGACCCGCGAAGAAACCAAGGATGTTGCCGATAAGCTCATGCAGGAAGGCTACAGTGTCGATGCCCTGCACGGGGATCTGTCCCAGGGCCAGCGTGATCTGGTGATGGGCCGTTTCCGCAGCCGGAATCTGCAGATGCTGGTGGCAACCGATGTGGCGGCCCGCGGACTTGATGTGAACGACCTGACCCATGTCATCAATTATAACCTGCCCGATGATATCGCTTCCTATACCCACCGCAGCGGCCGCACCGGCAGGGCGGGAAAGACGGGAACCTCCATCGCCATCATCCATTTGCGGGAAAAGCATAAGATAAAAGAGATTGAACAGCGTCTGGGGAGAAAGTTCGAGTTGTCCCGTATCCCCACCGGCCATGAAATCTGTCAGAAACAGCTGCTCAGCCTGGTTGATACCCTGCAGAACAGAGATGTCGATCATGCGCAGATTGAGCCTTTTTTTGCCCAGGTTGCCGAAAAGCTGGCTTCGTTTGACCGGGAAGAGCTGATCAAGCGATTCCTGTCCATCGAATTTAACCGGTTTCTTGATTATTACCGTAATGTGCCGGATCTGAACCAACCGGAAGAAAAGCGCCAATCGGGCCGCCAGTCGGACAGGCAATCGGACCGCCAAACGGAACGTCGGCCGCTGTCGGGCAAAAGCAGCCCACGGCAGTTCCAGGGAGAGCAGTTTGCCCGTTTCTATCTCAATGTGGGAAAAAAGGATGGGCTGCTGCCCCAGCGCATTATCGGGGAAATTAATGAAATGAATGGCGGCTCCCGCATCAAGATCGGCAAGATCGAAATAATGAAACATTCCTCCCTGGTGGAGGCGGACAACCGCTTCATCTCCGAGGTGCTCGGTGCCTTCCGCCATCTTGTCATCAACGGCAAGCCCGTTGCCGTTGAGGTGGTGGAGGAAAAGAACGGCGGTGCAAAAAGTGCGGCCGGCAGCCGGCCGGCCAGGGCCGTCAAGGGAAGCAGCGCTCCCAAATATCCCAAGTCGGGAAGCCGCAGGGCGCAACGCTAA